The Toxoplasma gondii ME49 chromosome XII, whole genome shotgun sequence genome includes a region encoding these proteins:
- a CDS encoding DHHC zinc finger domain-containing protein (encoded by transcript TGME49_250870~Predicted trans-membrane domain (TMHMM2.0):66-89:120-143:213-233:252-275), translating to MANLPHLDGSVAGLSAPAGRSVSGQVSPADEGGFSADREKGTSLHAHTAVRYAAPSNTSRGKFLRTLPVLFVLSLVSCIVLIYVTLHILPLLGLVPCPQGDPECGGDSEAFARGIGELSALLVLLTLQLSSFCLAVFVSPGGVPDLSAEEEERVLLHQPAEVKRTGERRECKWCLHYKPDRTHHCRVCRTCVLKMDHHCPWIDNCVGWGNHKYFMLSIIYSSVLSIYVAATMFESVARAVNSPSETFGVLFCLLFGETLDIFLGIVVTGFLGFHLYLMVKGMTTIEFCEKQFRHPYAAEQQSMWNRGAWINFNDAFGYNPLLWFLPVDNRRGNGMHFIPQRRFGSAISQDRAIGADVGKEL from the exons ATGGCTAACCTCCCCCATTTGGACGGGTCCGTAGCGGGGCTGTCGGCCCCTGCGGGTCGAAGTGTCTCTGGACAGGTGTCTCCTGCGGACGAGGGAGGTTTTAGCGCTGATCGCGAAAAGGGCACGAGCCTGCATGCTCACACAGCGGTCCGGTATGCTGCGCCCAGCAACACCTCGCGAGGGAAGTTCTTGCGGACGCTGCCAGTGctgttcgtcctctctctggtgAGCTGCATTGTCCTGATCTACGTCACGCTCCACATTCTGCCTCTGCTTGGACTCGTCCCCTGCCCACAAGGGGATCCTGAatgcggcggagacagcgaggcgtTTGCTCGCGGCATCGGGGAACTCTCAgcgctcctcgttctcctcactctccaactttcttccttctgcctggctgtcttcgtctcgcctgGAGGCGTCCCTGAcctctctgcagaggaagaagaacgcgtgCTCCTGCATCAACCTGCG GAGGTGAAGCGCACCGGCGAGCGCCGCGAATGCAAATGGTGTCTGCACTACAAACCAGATCGGACGCACCACTGCCGAGTGTGCAGAACGTGCGTCTTGAAGATGGATCACCATTGTCCGTGGATTGACAATTGCGTCGGATGGGGAAACCACAAGTATTTCATGCTCTCCATCATCTActcgtctgttctctccaTTTACGTCGCCGCCACCATGTTCGAATCTGTGGCGCGAGCTGTCAACTCTCCCTCT GAAACCTTTGGCGTCTTGTTCTGCCTCCTGTTCGGAGAGACTCTGGACATCTTCCTCGGCATCGTCGTCACGGGTTTCCTCGGTTTCCACTTGTACCTCATGGTGAAGGGAATGACGACAATTGAGTTCTGCGAGAAGCAGTTCCGACACCCGTATGCGGCGGAGCAGCAG TCGATGTGGAACCGCGGGGCGTGGATCAACTTCAATGACGCCTTCGGATATAATCCGCTTCTCTGGTTTCTGCCTGTTG ACAATCGCCGTGGGAACGGGATGCACTTCATCCCTCAGCGCCGCTTCGGATCCGCCATATCACAGGACAGGGCGATCGGCGCCGACGTAGGCAAAGAGTTGTGA